One Tumebacillus sp. BK434 genomic window carries:
- a CDS encoding ubiquinol-cytochrome c reductase iron-sulfur subunit, which produces MSDQKNQGKEGLSRRQFLTYALGGTGAFMAATIAAPLIPFTLDPLTRAGAGTFVDSGLSEADVKSDLPQLIEFKVHRKDGWIEENAKYTAWVIKDEQGKILAMSPVCTHLGCQVAGTTDPNGNPQPAADGKWWFHCPCHGGRYTATGVNDPTKPPTRPLDLFETKIEGGKVMISSKLNQRKA; this is translated from the coding sequence ATGAGTGACCAAAAGAACCAGGGGAAAGAAGGACTCTCCCGCCGTCAGTTCCTCACTTATGCATTGGGGGGCACTGGCGCGTTTATGGCAGCTACGATTGCAGCGCCTTTGATTCCGTTCACCCTTGATCCGCTCACTCGCGCCGGCGCAGGCACATTTGTCGACTCAGGCTTGAGTGAAGCTGATGTCAAATCGGATCTGCCGCAGCTGATTGAGTTCAAAGTCCACCGCAAAGACGGCTGGATTGAAGAGAACGCGAAGTACACGGCTTGGGTGATCAAGGACGAGCAGGGCAAGATCCTTGCGATGTCTCCGGTCTGCACCCACCTGGGCTGCCAGGTAGCAGGCACGACCGACCCGAACGGCAACCCGCAGCCGGCAGCAGACGGCAAATGGTGGTTCCATTGCCCGTGCCACGGCGGCCGTTACACCGCCACCGGTGTCAATGACCCGACCAAACCGCCGACTCGTCCGCTCGACTTGTTTGAGACGAAGATCGAAGGCGGCAAAGTAATGATCAGCTCCAAGCTGAACCAGCGTAAAGCGTAA